Proteins encoded within one genomic window of Pseudorasbora parva isolate DD20220531a chromosome 3, ASM2467924v1, whole genome shotgun sequence:
- the ntmt1 gene encoding N-terminal Xaa-Pro-Lys N-methyltransferase 1: MTDCKKKQSARARKQRSCTKMEDCLIEDQTTFYSKAEHYWKEVPPTVDGMLGGYGSISSIDINGSKKFLQKFLGEGQGKTGTGCALDCGAGIGRITKRLLLPLFRTVDLVDVTQEFLDKARTYLGDEGKRVENYFCCGLQDFQPQPERYDVIWIQWVIGHLTDDHLVEFLRRCQSGLRPEGLIVVKDNVAYEGVIPDDVDSSVCRDLNLLRHLVAKAGLNIVYEEQQQNFPEEIYQVHTLALR, encoded by the exons ATGACCGATTGTAAGAAAAAACAGTCAGCGAGGGCACGAAAGCAAAG GAGTTGCACAAAGATGGAAGACTGCTTGATAGAAGACCAGACAACCTTTTACTCGAAGGCAGAACACTACTGGAAGGAAGTCCCGCCCACTGTGGATGGAATGCTGGGAGGTTATGGCAGCATTTCCAGCATTGACATCAATGGCTCCAAAAAGTTTCTTCAAAAATTTCTTGGG GAAGGCCAGGGTAAGACTGGGACAGGCTGTGCTCTGGACTGTGGAGCTGGAATTGGCCGCATCACCAAACGGCTCCTCCTGCCGCTCTTCCGTACAGTGGACCTAGTGGACGTTACGCAGGAGTTCCTGGATAAAGCTCGTACATACCTGGGTGATGAGGGCAAGCGGGTGGAGAATTACTTCTGCTGTGGCCTGCAAGATTTCCAGCCCCAGCCAGAACGTTATGATGTCATATGGATTCAGTGGGTGATTG GCCACTTGACCGACGACCACCTGGTGGAATTCCTGAGGCGTTGCCAGAGCGGTCTGCGTCCGGAGGGCCTTATTGTGGTGAAGGATAATGTTGCATATGAGGGTGTGATACCTGATGATGTAGACAGCAGTGTCTGTCGGGACCTGAATCTACTGCGTCACCTAGTAGCCAAGGCTGGACTCAACATCGTCTACGAGGAGCAGCAGCAGAACTTCCCtgaggagatctatcaggtCCACACTCTAGCGCTCAGATAG
- the ndor1 gene encoding NADPH-dependent diflavin oxidoreductase 1 isoform X1 — MSIHTLLVLYGSQTGTAQDTAERIGRQAQRRRMRVRVEALDSYNVTNLISESLVVFVCATTGQGDPPDNMKKFWRFLFRKSLPADSLCRLDCAVLGLGDSSYPKFNFVAKKLHKRLLQLGANMLQPVGLADDQHDLGPDGVIDPWLLSFWQKTLSVYPPPAGLAPIREEEKLPPRYVFHFLDEVPGKQSEHLQKPDNKAPPTSLRPFPARVVFNQRVTHPSHFQDVRHIEFDIAGSNIQYNPGDVVMMRPCNAAEDVEQFCQLLKLDPECYFTLTPTDSSTAAVPARLPQPCSVLFLVEQFLDISAVPRRSFFELLATFATNELEREKLLEFSSAQGQDALHSYCNRPRRTALEVLTDFPHTTAELSIDYLLDLFPEIQPRSFSIASSLLQHPDRIQILLAVVKYKTLLFKPRKGLCSCWLASLEPSKGDVYVPLWVKKGSLTFPRDPDSPVIMVGPGTGVAPFRSAIQERAVQGKMANVLFFGCRSESKDFYCRSEWEEKVQAGHMILFTAFSRDQEDKIYVQHRVKEQSKLLWDLVAKKNAFFYIAGNAKQMPSSVCDALKEVFQKEGGMSENQAQEMLDAMEKTGRFQSETWS, encoded by the exons ATGAGCATCCACACTCTCCTGGTTCTGTACGGGAGTCAGACGGGAACAGCGCAGGACACGGCAGAGCGGATCGGCCGTCAGGCGCAGAGGAGGCGGATGAGAGTCAGAGTGGAAGCCCTGGACAGTTACAATGTG ACTAACCTGATCTCAGAGTCTCTGGTAGTGTTTGTCTGTGCCACCACAGGACAGGGAGACCCTCCCGACAATATGAAG AAATTCTGGAGATTCCTGTTCAGGAAGTCATTGCCTGCTGATTCTCTTTGTCGGCTTGACTGTGCTGTGCTGGGCCTTGGAGACTCCTCGTATCCGAA GTTCAACTTTGTTGCGAAGAAGCTCCATAAGCGTTTGCTTCAGCTTGGTGCTAATATGCTGCAGCCTGTTGGACTGGCTGATGATCAGCATGATCTGGG GCCAGATGGTGTAATTGACCCCTGGCTGCTGTCATTTTGGCAGAAAACCCTGTCTGTCTACCCTCCTCCAGCTGGCCTCGCTCCAATCCGTGAGGAAGAAAA ACTTCCACCCCGATACGTTTTCCACTTCCTAGATGAAGTCCCAGGTAAGCAGTCTGAGCATCTCCAGAAACCTGATAATAAGGCCCCTCCCACCTCGCTGCGGCCATTTCCAGCTCGAGTCGTGTTCAATCAGAGAGTGACTCATCCCTCACACTTCCAGGATGTCAGGCATATCGAGTTTGACATCGCAGGCTCCAACATCCA GTACAATCCAGGGGACGTTGTAATGATGAGACCCTGTAATGCTGCAGAGGATGTGGAGCAGTTCTGTCAACTTTTAAAACTCGACCCGGAGTGCTACTTCACACTAACTCCCACTGACAGCAGCACAG CAGCAGTTCCGGCGCGTCTTCCTCAGCCCTGCTCCGTTCTCTTTCTAGTGGAACAGTTCCTGGACATTTCTGCTGTTCCACGTCGTTCGTTTTTTGAGCTGTTGGCCACTTTTGCCACTAATGAGCTGGAGCGTGAAAAACTTTTGGAGTTTAGCTCTGCTCAGGGTCAGGATGCACTTCACTCCTACTGCAACCGACCTCGCCGAACAGCcctagag GTACTGACTGACTTCCCTCACACCACAGCCGAGTTAAGCATTGACTACTTGTTGGATCTTTTTCCAGAAATTCAGCCTCGCTCCTTCTCTATTGCCTCTTCTCTCTTg CAACACCCTGACCGAATCCAGATATTGCTTGCTGTGGTGAAATATAAAACCCTGCTTTTCAAGCCACGCAAAGGCCTCTGCTCTTGCTGGCTGGCATCTCTGGAGCCCTCTAAAG GAGATGTTTACGTGCCGCTGTGGGTGAAGAAGGGGAGTTTGACTTTCCCTCGTGACCCAGACTCCCCTGTGATAATGGTTGGACCAGGGACTGGTGTGGCGCCCTTCAGATCTGCCATACAGGAGAGGGCCGTTCAGGGGAAAATGG CTAATGTGCTGTTTTTTGGCTGCCGCTCTGAATCAAAAGACTTCTACTGTCGATCAGAATGGGAGGAGAAGGTGCAGGCGGGCCACATGATCCTCTTCACAGCATTTTCCAGAGATCAG GAGGATAAAATCTACGTTCAGCATCGCGTGAAGGAACAAAGCAAACTTTTATGGGATCTCGTAGCAAAGAAGAATGCGTTCTTTTACATAGCAGG AAATGCCAAGCAGATGCCCTCAAGTGTATGTGACGCGCTAAAAGAAGTGTTCCAGAAAGAGGGTGGCATGTCTGAAAACCAGGCACAAGAGATGCTGGATGCCATGGAGAAAACTGGACGCTTTCAAAGTGAAACCTGGTCCTGA
- the ndor1 gene encoding NADPH-dependent diflavin oxidoreductase 1 isoform X2 produces MSIHTLLVLYGSQTGTAQDTAERIGRQAQRRRMRVRVEALDSYNVTNLISESLVVFVCATTGQGDPPDNMKKFWRFLFRKSLPADSLCRLDCAVLGLGDSSYPKFNFVAKKLHKRLLQLGANMLQPVGLADDQHDLGPDGVIDPWLLSFWQKTLSVYPPPAGLAPIREEEKLPPRYVFHFLDEVPGKQSEHLQKPDNKAPPTSLRPFPARVVFNQRVTHPSHFQDVRHIEFDIAGSNIQYNPGDVVMMRPCNAAEDVEQFCQLLKLDPECYFTLTPTDSSTAVPARLPQPCSVLFLVEQFLDISAVPRRSFFELLATFATNELEREKLLEFSSAQGQDALHSYCNRPRRTALEVLTDFPHTTAELSIDYLLDLFPEIQPRSFSIASSLLQHPDRIQILLAVVKYKTLLFKPRKGLCSCWLASLEPSKGDVYVPLWVKKGSLTFPRDPDSPVIMVGPGTGVAPFRSAIQERAVQGKMANVLFFGCRSESKDFYCRSEWEEKVQAGHMILFTAFSRDQEDKIYVQHRVKEQSKLLWDLVAKKNAFFYIAGNAKQMPSSVCDALKEVFQKEGGMSENQAQEMLDAMEKTGRFQSETWS; encoded by the exons ATGAGCATCCACACTCTCCTGGTTCTGTACGGGAGTCAGACGGGAACAGCGCAGGACACGGCAGAGCGGATCGGCCGTCAGGCGCAGAGGAGGCGGATGAGAGTCAGAGTGGAAGCCCTGGACAGTTACAATGTG ACTAACCTGATCTCAGAGTCTCTGGTAGTGTTTGTCTGTGCCACCACAGGACAGGGAGACCCTCCCGACAATATGAAG AAATTCTGGAGATTCCTGTTCAGGAAGTCATTGCCTGCTGATTCTCTTTGTCGGCTTGACTGTGCTGTGCTGGGCCTTGGAGACTCCTCGTATCCGAA GTTCAACTTTGTTGCGAAGAAGCTCCATAAGCGTTTGCTTCAGCTTGGTGCTAATATGCTGCAGCCTGTTGGACTGGCTGATGATCAGCATGATCTGGG GCCAGATGGTGTAATTGACCCCTGGCTGCTGTCATTTTGGCAGAAAACCCTGTCTGTCTACCCTCCTCCAGCTGGCCTCGCTCCAATCCGTGAGGAAGAAAA ACTTCCACCCCGATACGTTTTCCACTTCCTAGATGAAGTCCCAGGTAAGCAGTCTGAGCATCTCCAGAAACCTGATAATAAGGCCCCTCCCACCTCGCTGCGGCCATTTCCAGCTCGAGTCGTGTTCAATCAGAGAGTGACTCATCCCTCACACTTCCAGGATGTCAGGCATATCGAGTTTGACATCGCAGGCTCCAACATCCA GTACAATCCAGGGGACGTTGTAATGATGAGACCCTGTAATGCTGCAGAGGATGTGGAGCAGTTCTGTCAACTTTTAAAACTCGACCCGGAGTGCTACTTCACACTAACTCCCACTGACAGCAGCACAG CAGTTCCGGCGCGTCTTCCTCAGCCCTGCTCCGTTCTCTTTCTAGTGGAACAGTTCCTGGACATTTCTGCTGTTCCACGTCGTTCGTTTTTTGAGCTGTTGGCCACTTTTGCCACTAATGAGCTGGAGCGTGAAAAACTTTTGGAGTTTAGCTCTGCTCAGGGTCAGGATGCACTTCACTCCTACTGCAACCGACCTCGCCGAACAGCcctagag GTACTGACTGACTTCCCTCACACCACAGCCGAGTTAAGCATTGACTACTTGTTGGATCTTTTTCCAGAAATTCAGCCTCGCTCCTTCTCTATTGCCTCTTCTCTCTTg CAACACCCTGACCGAATCCAGATATTGCTTGCTGTGGTGAAATATAAAACCCTGCTTTTCAAGCCACGCAAAGGCCTCTGCTCTTGCTGGCTGGCATCTCTGGAGCCCTCTAAAG GAGATGTTTACGTGCCGCTGTGGGTGAAGAAGGGGAGTTTGACTTTCCCTCGTGACCCAGACTCCCCTGTGATAATGGTTGGACCAGGGACTGGTGTGGCGCCCTTCAGATCTGCCATACAGGAGAGGGCCGTTCAGGGGAAAATGG CTAATGTGCTGTTTTTTGGCTGCCGCTCTGAATCAAAAGACTTCTACTGTCGATCAGAATGGGAGGAGAAGGTGCAGGCGGGCCACATGATCCTCTTCACAGCATTTTCCAGAGATCAG GAGGATAAAATCTACGTTCAGCATCGCGTGAAGGAACAAAGCAAACTTTTATGGGATCTCGTAGCAAAGAAGAATGCGTTCTTTTACATAGCAGG AAATGCCAAGCAGATGCCCTCAAGTGTATGTGACGCGCTAAAAGAAGTGTTCCAGAAAGAGGGTGGCATGTCTGAAAACCAGGCACAAGAGATGCTGGATGCCATGGAGAAAACTGGACGCTTTCAAAGTGAAACCTGGTCCTGA
- the gpr107 gene encoding protein GPR107 isoform X1 — protein MASRKRCMFTVINAIITVLIIESQCRVHHLILKDDIRQRVHLNSFGFYKDGYMSISMNSLSFTDGKTDNIDSSTIGFSLDRANNNGFSTYLDERLDYCPLKKDPSITFVGVLLLLDFKNNLVRKKTSAEAGVFPNIITRLPKSIAEDLQAEKERDLHDNGPDDGSQSKTGPKSKRDVEAEDTYPLHKKDKNYSFEFYFNITTDEQQGLYNFYFYNCYSMSKQDSSVLDMLPFSINISIQEKNPESFLSAGEIPLPKLYICMSMFFFLIGTLWVHVLRTHSADVYKIHWLMAALPFTKSLSLIFHAIDYYYISNQGFPIEGWAVVYYITHLLKGALLFITIALIGTGWAFVKHILSDKDKKIFMIVIPLQVLANVAYIIIESTEEGSSEYGLWMEILFLVDLLCCGAILFPVVWSIRHLQEASATDGKAAINLAQLKLFRHYYVMIVCYIYFTRIIASLIKVIVPYQWKWLYQLLDELATLTFFFLTGHKFRPASYNPYLLLSMEEEDMEMDDVVTTSTAMGEGVKKVNKLSNGPSEERESMA, from the exons ATGGCGTCTAGGAAGAGATGTATGTTTACAGTTATTAATGCGATTATTACGGTTCTTATCATAGAAAGTCAATGTCGAGTTCATCATCTCATTCTGAAG GACGACATCCGTCAGCGGGTCCATCTGAACTCATTCGGCTTTTATAAAGATGGTTACATGAGTATAAGCATGAACAGCCTCAGCTTCACTGATGGAAAGACGGACAACATTGACAGCTCCACG ATTGGTTTTAGCCTAGATCGTGCAAACAATAATGGCTTCTCCACATATCTG GATGAGCGTCTGGACTATTGTCCTCTGAAAAAGGATCCAAGTATTACTTTTGTTGGGGTACTTCTACTGCTGGACTTCAAAAATAAcct AGTGAGGAAGAAGACTTCAGCGGAGGCTGGTGTGTTTCCCAACATCATAACTAGGTTGCCCAAAAGCATTGCAGAGGACCTGCAAGCTGAAAAGGAGAGAGATCTCCATGACAATGGGCCAGATGATGGATCTCAGTCTAAGA CGGGGCCTAAATCCAAGCGAGATGTTGAG GCAGAAGATACATATCCTCTtcataaaaaagacaaaaactaCTCTTTTGAG TTTTACTTCAACATCACAACAGATGAGCAGCAAGGCCTTTATAACTTTTATTTCTACAACTGCTACTCCATGTCAAAACAGGACAGCTCTGTGTTAGACATGCTGCCTTTCAGCATTAAT ATCAGCATCCAAGAGAAGAATCCAGAAAGCTTCCTTTCAGCGGGAGAGATTCCTTTACCTAAGCTTTATATCTGTATGTCCATGTTCTTCTTCCTCATCGGCACACTTTGGGTTCATGTTTTGCGCACCCATAG TGCTGATGTTTACAagattcattggctgatggctgCTCTTCCATTTACAAAGTCACTTTCCCTTATTTTCCATGCA ATTGACTACTACTACATTTCCAATCAAGGCTTTCCTATTGAAGGTTGGGCTGTGGTCTACTACATTACTCACCT GCTgaagggggcgctgttgttcATCACTATAGCGTTAATAGGAACTGGCTGGGCCTTTGTCAAGCATATCCTCTCGGATAAGGACAAAAAGATTTTCATGATCGTCATTCCCCTGCAG GTGCTGGCCAATGTGGCGTACATCATTATTGAGTCCACGGAGGAGGGCTCCAGCGAGTATGGTCTGTGGATGGAGATCCTGTTTCTAGTAGATCTGCTGTGCTGCGGGGCTATTCTCTTTCCAGTCGTCTG GTCCATAAGACATTTACAAGAGGCATCAGCAACAGATGGCAAAG CTGCCATCAATCTGGCTCAACTCAAGCTTTTTAGGCACTACTATGTGATG ATTGTATGCTATATTTATTTCACCCGCATCATTGCCAGTCTCATCAAGGTCATTGTACCTTACCAATGGAAATGGCTCTACCAG CTGCTGGATGAGCTggccactttgaccttcttttttttaactggACACAAGTTCCGACCAGCCTCCTATAACCCCTACCTcctgctgtctatggaggaaGAAGACATGGAGATGGACGATGT GGTAACTACCTCAACAGCCATGGGAGAGGGCGTTAAGAAGGTGAATAAACTGTCAAACGGACCATCAGAGGAGAGGGAGAGCATGGCATGA
- the gpr107 gene encoding protein GPR107 isoform X2: MTCDILRVRKKTSAEAGVFPNIITRLPKSIAEDLQAEKERDLHDNGPDDGSQSKTGPKSKRDVEAEDTYPLHKKDKNYSFEFYFNITTDEQQGLYNFYFYNCYSMSKQDSSVLDMLPFSINISIQEKNPESFLSAGEIPLPKLYICMSMFFFLIGTLWVHVLRTHSADVYKIHWLMAALPFTKSLSLIFHAIDYYYISNQGFPIEGWAVVYYITHLLKGALLFITIALIGTGWAFVKHILSDKDKKIFMIVIPLQVLANVAYIIIESTEEGSSEYGLWMEILFLVDLLCCGAILFPVVWSIRHLQEASATDGKAAINLAQLKLFRHYYVMIVCYIYFTRIIASLIKVIVPYQWKWLYQLLDELATLTFFFLTGHKFRPASYNPYLLLSMEEEDMEMDDVVTTSTAMGEGVKKVNKLSNGPSEERESMA, translated from the exons ATGACTTGCGATATCCTCAGAGTGAGGAAGAAGACTTCAGCGGAGGCTGGTGTGTTTCCCAACATCATAACTAGGTTGCCCAAAAGCATTGCAGAGGACCTGCAAGCTGAAAAGGAGAGAGATCTCCATGACAATGGGCCAGATGATGGATCTCAGTCTAAGA CGGGGCCTAAATCCAAGCGAGATGTTGAG GCAGAAGATACATATCCTCTtcataaaaaagacaaaaactaCTCTTTTGAG TTTTACTTCAACATCACAACAGATGAGCAGCAAGGCCTTTATAACTTTTATTTCTACAACTGCTACTCCATGTCAAAACAGGACAGCTCTGTGTTAGACATGCTGCCTTTCAGCATTAAT ATCAGCATCCAAGAGAAGAATCCAGAAAGCTTCCTTTCAGCGGGAGAGATTCCTTTACCTAAGCTTTATATCTGTATGTCCATGTTCTTCTTCCTCATCGGCACACTTTGGGTTCATGTTTTGCGCACCCATAG TGCTGATGTTTACAagattcattggctgatggctgCTCTTCCATTTACAAAGTCACTTTCCCTTATTTTCCATGCA ATTGACTACTACTACATTTCCAATCAAGGCTTTCCTATTGAAGGTTGGGCTGTGGTCTACTACATTACTCACCT GCTgaagggggcgctgttgttcATCACTATAGCGTTAATAGGAACTGGCTGGGCCTTTGTCAAGCATATCCTCTCGGATAAGGACAAAAAGATTTTCATGATCGTCATTCCCCTGCAG GTGCTGGCCAATGTGGCGTACATCATTATTGAGTCCACGGAGGAGGGCTCCAGCGAGTATGGTCTGTGGATGGAGATCCTGTTTCTAGTAGATCTGCTGTGCTGCGGGGCTATTCTCTTTCCAGTCGTCTG GTCCATAAGACATTTACAAGAGGCATCAGCAACAGATGGCAAAG CTGCCATCAATCTGGCTCAACTCAAGCTTTTTAGGCACTACTATGTGATG ATTGTATGCTATATTTATTTCACCCGCATCATTGCCAGTCTCATCAAGGTCATTGTACCTTACCAATGGAAATGGCTCTACCAG CTGCTGGATGAGCTggccactttgaccttcttttttttaactggACACAAGTTCCGACCAGCCTCCTATAACCCCTACCTcctgctgtctatggaggaaGAAGACATGGAGATGGACGATGT GGTAACTACCTCAACAGCCATGGGAGAGGGCGTTAAGAAGGTGAATAAACTGTCAAACGGACCATCAGAGGAGAGGGAGAGCATGGCATGA